GATCTTCTCCAGCACCGGATCGGTCAGGACCTGGTTCTGCGCCAGCGGGCTCCACGACTCGGTCACCACCGACAGCCGCTCGTGCTCGGCCCGCATCGGCCGCTGCTGGAAGTAGGGGTGCAGCTCGATCTGGTTGAGCACCGGGGTGACACCGGTCTCGGCGACCAGCCGGTCCAGGTGGGCGCCGGTGAAGTTGGAGACGCCGATCGAGCGCACCAGGCCCTGCTCGCGCAGCGCGATGAACGTCTGCCAGGTCTCGACGTACAGGTTCTGCGCCGGGCACGGCCAGTGGATCAGCAGCAGGTCCAGGTGGTCCAGACCGAGCCGCTCCAGGCTCTTCTCCGCGGCCACCCGGGCGGCGTCGGCGCCCTGGTCGCCGTTCCACACCTTGGTGGTGACGAAGACCTCGTCCCGTGCCACGCCGGACTCGCGCAGCCCGGCGCCCACCGCTTCCTCGTTCTCGTAGGCGGCCGCGGTGTCCACGTGCCGGTAGCCGGCCTGGAGCGCCTCCCGCACCGCCGCCGTGGCCTGCTCCGGCCGGGCCTGCCACACGCCCAGACCGAGCTGGGGGATGCTGTTGCCGTCGTGGAAGGTGATCCGGGTGGGCTGATTTGTCACGAAAACTCCCTTGCTGGTGCGGCGATCGCGTTCAGCCGACACCCTAGGCGGCGATGTCGCAGCCGCCAGCCCAGGATCACCGCCGCGCCCACCGGGATCTCCAGGCCGAACGTGAAGAAGCGGTACAGCAGCGCCCCCGCGAGCGCCGGCCCGGGCTCCGCGCCGGCCGCCGTCAGGCAGGTCAGCAGCGTCAGCTCGGCGGCCCCGGCGCCGCCCGGGGTCAGCGGCACCGTGGTGACCAGCCGCTCGATCCCGACCACGGCCAGCACCAGCAGGAACGGCTCGTGCACGGCCAGGCCGATCAGGCACAGGTGCAGCAGCACGCCCAGCAGCAGCATGTACCCGAGACCGTTGAGCACCAGCCGGCCCCACGAGGCCCGCAGGGCCTGACCGATGTCCTCCCGCAGAGCCGCCACCAGCGTCCCCACCCGACCGCGGTGACGACCACGGGCGAGCAGCCCGCACACCAGCAGCAGGGCCACCGCCACCCCGGCGCTGACCAGCACCGGACCGCGCGCGAGCGCCACCTGCGGGCCGTAGGCCAGGAACCCGCCCAGGCAGGCCACCCCGAACAGCACCCGCAGCAGCACGGTGCTGATCTGGTTCAGGGTGAAGTAGCTGGTGGTGGCGCGGGCGCTGAACCCCCACGAGCGGATCATCGCGGCACTCACCCCGAAACTCAGGGCGCCGCCCAGGGGCAGGCTGTTGGCCACCGCGCTGCCGGCCAGGCACAATCCCAGCGCCCGGCCCGGACTCAGCCCCGGCAGGCACGCCGTCACCTGCCCGGCCCGGGCGCAGTGCCCGGCCCACCACAGCACGGTCAGCACCGGCAGCCAGGCCGGTTCCAGGCCGAGCACGGCGTGCCCGGCCGCGGACCAGCCCGCTCCCAGGGCCGTCACGGCGCGCACGACCAGCCAGATCATCATCGGCACCGACAGCACCAGCACAGCGGTGCGCGCATGCGCGTTCATGCGGTCATGATGGGTAGCCGCCGGCGAACACAGCGCCACGCCGGCGGCTTCCCCCGCGCGAACATCAGGCGAACGTGACCGGCTCAGCCACCCATCAGGCGGGTCACCTGGTCCACGGTCAGCGGGTGGTCGATGATCTCGGGCGGGATCGACAGCAGCACCTCGCCGCGCGGTCCCGACGACAGCACCACGCCGTCGAAGCGGGCCGGCGAACCCGGTGCCAGCGACGTCACCCAGGCGCCGAGCCAGGGTAAGGGAATGGTGCCGTGCAGGATCTCGGCGTACCAGAACTCGACCAGGTCGGGCTCTTTCACCCGCGCCAGCACCTGGGTGCGCTCGCCGTGCACGGTGACGACGGCGATCCGGACGCTCAGCACGGCGCCCGTCCGGTGTTCTCGTGATGGACCATGGTCATCGCTCCTCCCCGTCCGGAGCCTGTTCCCTCGGGCACCACCGCTCGCCGGGACGACGACACCGATGCCTGTACTCAGATCACCGTGCGTTCGCCGGTTTGTCCAGGGCGGAGCGGGATGTGTGCCGTGTCCCATACGCCGGGTTCACAGCTGGTTCACAACTGGTTCCGACACCGGGCACCGTCCCACTGGACGGCGGGGTGATCGGTCTAGTCTGGCGGCGTGCAGATCCGCCAGTCGAAAAAGCTGAATCATGTCGCCTACGACGTCCGTGGACCGGTGCTCGCCGAGGCCATGCGGCTGGAGGCCGAGGGCCACCAGATCCTGCGGCTGAACATCGGTAACCCCGCGCCGTTCGGGTTCGAGGCTCCGGAAGACCTGCTGCGCGACATGATCCACCAGCTGCCGCAGGCGCACGGTTACAGCGATGCCAAGGGCATTCTGCCGGCGCGGCGCGCGGTGGTGCAGTACCACCAGGGCAAGGGCGTGACCGGGCTGGACGTGGACGACGTCTGGCTCGGCAACGGCGTGTCCGAGCTGATCAGCATGAGCCTCCAGGCACTGCTGAACGACGGCGACGAGCTGCTGGTGCCCAGTCCTGACTACCCGCTGTGGACGGCGACGACCACGCTGGCCGGGGGCCGGGCCGTGCACTACGTGTGCGACGAGAGCTCCGGCTGGCTGCCCGACCTGGCCGACCTGGAGGCCAAGATCACCGACCGCACCGTCGGCATGGTCATCATCAACCCGAACAACCCGACCGGCGCCGTGTACCCGCAGCAGGTGCTGGAGGGCATGATCGAGATCGCCCGCCGCCACGACCTGATGCTGCTGAGCG
The Kineosporia corallincola DNA segment above includes these coding regions:
- a CDS encoding aldo/keto reductase, producing MTNQPTRITFHDGNSIPQLGLGVWQARPEQATAAVREALQAGYRHVDTAAAYENEEAVGAGLRESGVARDEVFVTTKVWNGDQGADAARVAAEKSLERLGLDHLDLLLIHWPCPAQNLYVETWQTFIALREQGLVRSIGVSNFTGAHLDRLVAETGVTPVLNQIELHPYFQQRPMRAEHERLSVVTESWSPLAQNQVLTDPVLEKIAARHGKSPAQVVIRWHLDNGLVVIPKSVTPSRIRDNADVFDFALDADDLAAIAELDRGGRIGSDPDHNG
- a CDS encoding lysylphosphatidylglycerol synthase transmembrane domain-containing protein, which codes for MNAHARTAVLVLSVPMMIWLVVRAVTALGAGWSAAGHAVLGLEPAWLPVLTVLWWAGHCARAGQVTACLPGLSPGRALGLCLAGSAVANSLPLGGALSFGVSAAMIRSWGFSARATTSYFTLNQISTVLLRVLFGVACLGGFLAYGPQVALARGPVLVSAGVAVALLLVCGLLARGRHRGRVGTLVAALREDIGQALRASWGRLVLNGLGYMLLLGVLLHLCLIGLAVHEPFLLVLAVVGIERLVTTVPLTPGGAGAAELTLLTCLTAAGAEPGPALAGALLYRFFTFGLEIPVGAAVILGWRLRHRRLGCRLNAIAAPAREFS
- a CDS encoding pyridoxal phosphate-dependent aminotransferase, coding for MQIRQSKKLNHVAYDVRGPVLAEAMRLEAEGHQILRLNIGNPAPFGFEAPEDLLRDMIHQLPQAHGYSDAKGILPARRAVVQYHQGKGVTGLDVDDVWLGNGVSELISMSLQALLNDGDELLVPSPDYPLWTATTTLAGGRAVHYVCDESSGWLPDLADLEAKITDRTVGMVIINPNNPTGAVYPQQVLEGMIEIARRHDLMLLSDEIYDQILYDDAQHVATASLAPDLFCLTFNGLSKAYRVAGFRAGWMVVSGPKTQAADYLEGLQIMANLRLCANVPSQHVIATALGDGPRSITDLTLPGGRLMEQRDVTWEMLNQIDGVSCVKPTGALYCFPRLDRKAFPIEDDEAFVLDLLREQKVMVVHGRGFNWAAPDHFRIVTLPHAEVLKDAIGRIGEFLDSRRQR